One Mobula hypostoma chromosome 31, sMobHyp1.1, whole genome shotgun sequence genomic window carries:
- the LOC134339919 gene encoding beta-1,3-galactosyltransferase 5-like: MYRRPLCGKRYLKVLIPLLVTPCLIKLTLVWMNGDSSALCPSRFNATDILMQPDSRCDRDSPFLVLLVTSSPEQFQERSVIRRTWGSERRTAGTGRSVTYFLLGRGRERQESIRREGEVYGDIIQGDFDDTYYNLTCKVLLGLQWLCNSCPSATFVMKTDTDMFVNTDYLLELLSREPRRRNLFTGFIMDHSWPIRNIFSKWYVSPAEYSMQMYPPFCSGTGYVLSTDLACRVWNTSRAVPLFKLEDVYVGLCLAELKVKPLDIHDRPVFHNYRVPFSICSYRQLVTSHQVTPTEQGDYWRQLQASGNVKCPSDQRGN; encoded by the coding sequence ATGTATCGGAGACCGCTCTGTGGCAAGCGTTATCTGAAGGTGCTCATCCCCCTGCTGGTGACCCCTTGCCTGATAAAGCTGACGCTGGTCTGGATGAACGGGGACTCGTCGGCCCTCTGCCCCTCGCGGTTCAACGCCACAGACATTCTGATGCAGCCCGACAGCCGCTGCGACCGCGACAGCCCGTTCCTCGTCCTGTTGGTCACCAGCTCCCCGGAGCAGTTCCAGGAGCGCTCGGTTATCCGCCGGACCTGGGGGAGCGAGCGGCGGACGGCGGGGACAGGCAGGTCGGTCACCTACTTCCTTCTGGGGCGCGGGCGAGAGAGGCAGGAGAGCATCCGGCGGGAGGGCGAGGTGTACGGTGACATCATCCAGGGAGATTTCGACGACACCTACTACAACCTGACCTGCAAGGTCCTCCTGGGCCTCCAGTGGCTCTGTAACTCCTGCCCCTCCGCCACGTTCGTGATGAAGACCGATACCGACATGTTCGTCAACACCGACTATCTGCTGGAGCTCCTGTCCCGGGAGCCCCGCCGGCGTAACCTCTTCACCGGGTTCATTATGGACCATTCGTGGCCCATCCGCAACATATTCTCAAAGTGGTACGTGAGTCCGGCGGAGTACTCGATGCAAATGTACCCACCCTTCTGTTCCGGCACCGGATACGTGCTCTCCACCGACCTGGCCTGCCGCGTGTGGAACACCTCCCGGGCAGTGCCCCTCTTTAAACTGGAGGACGTCTACGTAGGGCTGTGCCTGGCCGAGCTAAAGGTGAAGCCGCTGGACATACACGACCGCCCCGTCTTCCACAACTACAGGGTACCGTTCTCCATCTGCTCCTACCGGCAGCTAGTCACCTCACACCAGGTCACACCGACTGAGCAAGGGGACTACTGGAGACAGCTGCAGGCCTCTGGCAATGTGAAATGCCCAAGTGACCAGCGAGGAAACTGA